A genomic window from Populus alba chromosome 19, ASM523922v2, whole genome shotgun sequence includes:
- the LOC118040983 gene encoding disease resistance protein RPS5-like, giving the protein MESLTAYRDFQVKFLNGIQGLICECIDARSLCDVLSLENANELERISIRECDNMESLVSSSWFCSAPPRLPSCNGTFSGLKVFFCHGCKSMKKLFPLVLLPNLVNLERIEVSFCYKMEEIIGATDEESSTSNSIMEVILPKLITLELVCLPELKSIYSAKLICNSLEKINVYRCQKLKRMPICLPLLENGQPSPPPSLKEILACPRQWWETVVEWEHPNAKDVLRPFVK; this is encoded by the coding sequence ATAGAGATTTTCAGGTCAAGTTCTTAAATGGCATTCAAGGACTGATTTGTGAATGCATCGATGCAAGAAGTTTATGTGATGTTTTGTCATTAGAGAATGCAAATGAACTGGAGCGCATCAGCATTCGGGAATGCGATaacatggagagcttggtttcatcttcttggttctgcTCTGCTCCACCACGATTGCCATCATGTAACGGTACGTTTTCTGGTCTTAAAGTGTTCTTTTGTCATGGCTGTAAAAGTATGAAGAAGCTGTTCCCGCTTGTGTTGCTGCCAAACCTCGTAAACCTGGAAAGGATTGAAGTGAGTTTCTGTTacaaaatggaggagataataggaGCAACAGATGAAGAAAGCAGCACCTCCAATTCCATCATGGAAGTCATTCTCCCAAAGTTAATAACTCTGGAATTGGTTTGCttaccagaactgaaaagcatttacagtgcaaaactgatttgtaattctcttgaaaaaattaatgtataCCGTTGTCAGAAGCTGAAGAGGATGCCAATTTGTCTtccgttgcttgaaaatggccagcCATCTCCTCCCCCATCTCTTAAAGAAATCTTAGCATGTCCAAGACAATGGTGGGAGACAgtagtggagtgggagcatcctaaTGCAAAGGATGTCCTTCGTCCCTTTGTAAAGTAA